The Ptychodera flava strain L36383 chromosome 16, AS_Pfla_20210202, whole genome shotgun sequence region TGACTTTAAACTGACAGGTTATCATTCAGCCTGGTGTTTTCGATCTTGTTGTTAGCTTCTATGCAGATGAGTTCCAGTCTGAGACGTTCCTGTGCAGTTTACATACTCGTCTTTTAAAATTCACAACTTGAAAGCACTAACTTGCGCTATGACATCTTTGATGTTGTGTTTGTAAGATTAGGGGCCTcttgttgtgtgtttgttaAGTTTCATTCATCATTTATTCACTCATTTATTAAAACTGCATTCTACCTTCACAGAGGTACACTCAAGGTCCCACAATACCGCTGACACAGAGATGCTTACCTTCTCAAACATCACGAACACTCACATCGCAACCCACCCAGGATGGAATTCATCAACGACAATCAGCGCGTCGACGATGCTGGTGCCAAACACACCATCAAGCGGCCTCCAACCATCATCTTTTGTCCCGGGCAAATCTACAACGCAACTACCCTCCTTGGTTACAAGTCTAGCCTCTACCCCTGGCAGCGGAGAGGGACATTTCGATAGCGATACATTTGCCTACAGTACTCCGCAAGTAGAAAGAATTCTAGGTAATGCCTCGACACAGATTTCCAACGATACAGCACAATTCTATGTGACAACGGTCGGTGGTACAGGACACACTGGTAAGTGTTCATTTCTGAGAAGGTGTTCaaagtattttcaaaacttaccgtacaatgataatttatttcaatttatattttaacaaagtGTATGATAAGGAATGCTTGGTGCCAAATCATCCTCAAATATAGCGGATATTCTTAGAAGAAAGTTTATGAAATTAAGTGAATGCACAAAAATCTTCAGAGTCAGAGTATTGTTCAAATAACAAACGCTTTCTTCAATATAGTAATGTTGAAAGCGACTGTATATGACGTCCGTTCTTCTGTCTTACTGACTGTATGcacgtgtgtatgtatgtatgtatgtatgtgtgtgtgtatgtgtgtatgtaggtatgtaggtaggtaggtaggtaggtaggtaggtaggtatgctGTTTGCATGTAAATACATTCATAGTAACAAATTATTCATGTCTCTTAAATCACAAACGTTATAATatatattgtaagttttgagtATTTTTTGCGCCATTATTCATTGTAAAATGGTTCATTTCAACTACAGATTCTAATTCTGTCACTAATATACCACCTCCCGATTGGTCACATATTCACATCGCTGTTCTCGTCGTGACTCTCGGCATACCACTCCTGACCTTTGCTGTATTCATACTTTGTCGACTCCGAGTCGTGCTAGTGACCAGACATCGCTACAACCAGATGCAGAAGTGTGGAAACCTTGGGTGAGAATTTACATTATCAATGCCATTATTCTACATCAAACTGGTTTAAAGATGTACACAAGAAATTCATTCTAGCGCGTCTAAGCAGAATGCACCTTGTCCACATGTGTTGGAATTCTCAGAATCATAACTCTCCTTTTGTTGAAGCTTTGCGAAGACTCTTTTGGTCTTTGAGACTCTTCGTGCATGATGCCAGGTGGATAAACATTATGCAAATAGTCGTAATATCCATAGATTCAGTATTAACATTTTATGCAATGGCattaagatatatatatgtacctcgcatcttgcattgtatattataaaaatacgGAACATTTTTCTTCCATAGAGTTTATGCGAGCAACGGTCGTGATGTTGGATTTAAAATATCAGACATTGAGTTAATCGCTTGATCCAAAAGATTGCATGGTGACTCTCGACTTATATACGTAATTTatatgaaagagaatggcttgAACTTTACTATGCAAGCTATATgtagatatttaaaattttcgTTTTGAGGTATGTAcaccgaaaaaaaaattacgcaAAGAGTACATTCGCCTTTAGTGAATGAAGAAGAACTTCAGACAATTGCTGTGTCGCAAAGACTGAATCTTTCTTTACGAAAGCTTCGCGGGAACACTAATTGGTTTTCAAAGTTACTTTATTCTGCCATATGCAGCTGTGCAGAGTCGTCTTCAAAGATATAGGGAGACGCTTAAAATCCCGCCATAAGTCTGAAGGCCACGTAGCTGAATGGCGgctatgttgaatttcaaaatatttaatttttcgtgtTGTGGTTTAGATCGTCCACTGTGTATCACTACTCATAAACAATATAAACTTATTTGTGACGAGTGTATTATTTCAATgctcaaattttatgcaaaatagCTCAGTAGGTAGTATCTCGACGATACGTTCTTCTTGAGTTCGTCAATCTGCCCTGAAAACAGTTGCCCCAAAActtgatatattaaaattcacATTCAAAAACATGATAAGTCCCTGTCAGTGATAACTCAGACAATAGAGGTATGATGATAAACGATTGTTGAGTTCAAGCACACAGCAATAAAATTGGTGTTAATTTTGAGATAGCACCACTCCTCTTTTCTCTTTCAAGGTTGTCAACGATTTCTCTCGCTACTTCAGCAACCACACTAGTGCCTCGTTCATCTCCTAAACATTGTCAGACGTATGGGAACACGCTAGCACCACCATCGGCGCTGCCACCTCCAATTTCCTTGGCTAGCGACGCCAGAATGAACGATTGTGATGTAAGTAAACGATGAGACCCATTTTAGTGGCAGAAATCCATGGTATTTTCAGTCTCTTTTTTCGACTTTGACCGATTAATATGTTTTACACCACGAGTGAACGTTTTTAcggcttatttatttatttatttatttatttatttatctattttgttTGCTGTATCGTTTGCATGTTTGGTTTATTCATTTTTTAAGTCATTTGTTTTTTAATCTATTTGTTCctttgtttacttgtttcttGGAACTTACATTTAATAGTGATTTGCAAAGACACAAAACAAAAAGGAACACTCGGCCTTAACATTTATTCAGCAAGAATAGGCGCTTCGTGATTAACtattttttctgtgaaaatgaCTTTGCCAAAGCAAATGTATACTGAAGTCACGCATGCCTCCTTTTCCTGTAAAACATTCTGTAGTTTTATGGAAATATTTTTCCAGAAGAAGCTGAATATGACACGCTTTTTCCTGAAAATGACAGTACTACATGAGAAGAGTCTTGCAAAAAGAGACTTTCGGCGAAGCCATTGTGCTCCACGCATTTATATCCAACAACTCGGACGTTGACATTTTGCTGCGTAGGAACTTAAGTAAACGCTGGGAATCCTATACTGGACAATCTAATTTCAGTTTTTGTAATCTAAATTCTTCTCATTTTTTACCAATTACatacttaaatttgtaagtaTCCAACAACCCGGATGTTGACATTTTCGCTGTCAGGTGTATGGACTAAGTAGACGATTTGAATCCTTTGGTGGAGAATCCACTTTAAGTTTTGTAATCCAAATTCTTCTTCATTTCTTTCAGTCACATGCTTCAGTTCGCAATTTAGTATCCATCATCGCGGTCGTTGGCATTATGCTCTGTCGGGTGCATGAACTTAGCTGACGCTTTGAATCCATTGGTGGAGAATCAACTTTAAGCTTTTGTAATCTAAATTCTTCTTAATATACATCAGTTAGCTGTCTTAAATCGCATGTTTGTCCGAAATTATTAGACAATTTCAAGTAACGTGAAAGAATTAAGAATACCTATCGCCCTGCTTTAATCCATTCTGATATTTTGTACAGATTGAAAACCCAGAAGAACTTCGGTAGGAGTTTTAAGAGGGAACGGGAACCAGAACTGTCGCTTGTCGATTTCCAGCCCCTTTCCTTTTAGAGTGAATGTCCGGACTCCAGTAAGAGATATTGTTGACGGGTTGAAGCATAATATATTTTGAGACGTAaaacatcaatgaaaataaCGAACAGCCAACTTTGCAGTCGTCGTACATAACACATCGACTTCAGTACGATGTCATAGGAGATCAAAAGCGACCATTCTACTCTAAGTTCAGTGGAAACAGACAGCTAATACAGCATGACACTCCGTCATGTACCAGAAAACTGCAGATGACAGGTTTTGAACTGACGACTATTTACCTATTCACCTGAGATTTATCTAACTTGTATATTTCATTCCCGGTTTCTTTGTGACTGAatcgtcccccccccccccccccccggagaCACATGTACATTGCAATTGAAAGAGGTACAAGCAACAGAAATAGGCATCAAGCTTAACTGAAACTGTACGTTACAACATCCGCACATGCTTGTTATATTTATAAATGATTCGATGCCTGTTAGCATTTACCGACATATGCCAAAACCGAAGTCTTTCTAccccattcaatttttttcataataacAAGAACGGTTGCCGATAAAATTGATGTACGCTTTTGAAAGCTGAGACTCCCTTATCTTATCTTATATTGTTTAAATGTATGCTATTTGTTATCTCAATGTTTATGAGCTCACCTTGACACTCTACTCTGTTTGTCATTTCTTTTTCACAATACAACTTATCaaagattatttttaaaatgtcgtACGAGTACATAAGGTAATGACTAACATTTCACATAGAGCAGCCTGTATGATTGGACGTGAACGGTTAGTGGATTATATGGCTAATCGGTAAAAAGAATAGGAAAAACGACATGATAACATGTGTATACTGCTTCAATAACTGTCTCTCTCAAGTCTGTATTTCTACATTGCAATAACTAGCTAAGACCGATTACAACCGTATGGTTTCATTTTCCAATCTGTAGTTTTCTAACAACGATTTACACGGTGATATTTTCTACTAACAGCAATGGCCAACAAATGTTTTGTGGATTTTTTGTTAATTGAGCATCTCtttgaaatgaatgtaacttTGCATCAGTTCGGAAGCAGTGATTGCATAcctttgatgaattttgtgttCAGATCGCTACGAATAGTAAAATCGAAGATACTATATTTCTTGGCACGTCGTCAGATAACTTCAGCAGGCACTGAATTATGTTTATGCAGATGTCTAcagatatgtacatttcaggttCACATATTAAAGATAATTCCAACAAATCACCTCCAGTCACAGAGTGTTTGTAGTAGTAAACAGAATGACTATAGAAAGCTTGCTTGTTAATATTCAGAGTGAGTATGAACATAATGTTCCTTCtgccaatattttgtatttcatgaaTGTTAACCTTTAAGGCCTATTTAGGGTAGATTTCGTacctttaaaatatttaaaaccttcaatattttatgaatCTTTTCCATCAAGGGCTTGCATGGAGTCGGTGAGAAACCTGTTGAGTAAATTAATATTCAATGTCTTGCTGTTGCAAAAActcgaaaattttacataattaGTGAGCTGCCATCGGAACTCTTGGGTCAACGACTCTTGCAAAACGTGTCAAGAAAGACTTTAATGAAAAGTAAAGAATGAA contains the following coding sequences:
- the LOC139114849 gene encoding uncharacterized protein; this encodes MLTFSNITNTHIATHPGWNSSTTISASTMLVPNTPSSGLQPSSFVPGKSTTQLPSLVTSLASTPGSGEGHFDSDTFAYSTPQVERILGNASTQISNDTAQFYVTTVGGTGHTDSNSVTNIPPPDWSHIHIAVLVVTLGIPLLTFAVFILCRLRVVLVTRHRYNQMQKCGNLGLSTISLATSATTLVPRSSPKHCQTYGNTLAPPSALPPPISLASDARMNDCDIENPEELR